From the Lathyrus oleraceus cultivar Zhongwan6 chromosome 4, CAAS_Psat_ZW6_1.0, whole genome shotgun sequence genome, one window contains:
- the LOC127137337 gene encoding uncharacterized protein LOC127137337: MEDKLKAIEGPDTFGLDVADMCLVQGVKIPPKFKVPNFEKYQGITCPKTHIRAFCRKMVAYSDDEKLLMHFFQDSLIGAFLEWYMQLEHTHIRTWRELAEAFLKHYQYNSDMAPNRTQLQSLAQKPDESFKEYAQRWRDPAARVQPPHLERELIDMFMNTLQGSYLDRMIGSTTSGFSNLVTAGERIENSIKIGKIQDSASAASGAKKSHSGFPKKKEGEANAAMITKREAGAYQIPYYPVAAVAPNPYQ, from the coding sequence ATGGAGGACAAACTAAAGGCAATAGAAGGTCCTGATACCTTTGGGTTAGATGTTGCCGATATGTGCCTAGTGCAAGGTGTGAAGATTCCTCCAAAGTTCAAGGTTCCAAACTTTGAAAAGTATCAAGGGATCACATGTCCTAAGACTCACATCCGAGCATTTTGCAGAAAGATGGTTGCTTACTCTGACGATGAAAAACTCTTAATGCACTTTTTCCAGGATAGTCTTATTGGGGCTTTTCTGGAATGGTATATGCAGCTTGAGCACACACATATACGAACCTGGAGGGAACTTGCTGAAGCCTTCCTAAAGCATTATCAGTATAATTCAGACATGGCTCCCAATCGTACTCAACTCCAAAGCCTTGCTCAGAAGCCAGACGAatcattcaaagaatacgcccaacGGTGGAGAGACCCAGCTGCTAGGGTCCAACCCCCTCATCTTGAAAGAGAATTAAtagacatgttcatgaacaccCTTCAAGGGTCATACCTTGATAGGATGATTGGAAGCACTACCTCAGGATTCTCAAACCTGGTCACTGCTGGCGAACGAATTGAGAACAGCATAAAAATCGGCAAGATACAAGATTCAGCATCTGCGGCTAGTGGAGCAAAGAAATCCCATTCTGGATTCCCCAAAAAAAAGGAAGGGGAGGCCAATGCTGCCATGATAACCAAAAGAGAAGCTGGAGCCTACCAAATTCCATACTATCCGGTGGCAGCAGTAGCACCTAATCCGTATCAGTAG